The following is a genomic window from Nitrospiria bacterium.
CAAAGGCCGGATCATTTCGACCGGAACACCGGCCGAGATCATGAAGCGCTTCCAGGGAGAGGACCTCGAGGAAGTCTTCCTCAAGGTAGCCCGCGGGAAAGCGGGCGTGTGACAAGGTCCGAAGCGGAGGGATTCCGGAATTACCGAATGACCCGAAGCGAGAAGGTGGAGGGAATTTTCATGCGCTCGACTACGATAAAATGGGCAACTCCACAGCCGGCACGTCGTAACGGCGACCTGCCGGCATATCAGAGAAGCAATTTCAATCGATACATACGGTGGACGCCTATGAAAGGTCCCGGAACCTTTTTGCGAGGGTCTTGAGGATACAATATGAAGCTGCACCGCATCTTGGCCATCGTGAACCGCCATCTCATGCTGTACAAACGCAGCCCGCAGCGGATGATGGAGATCATCTACTGGCCGCTCCTGGACCTCTTGGTCTGGGGTTTCATCACGCTTTACCTGGCCCGTTACAAAGAAGGGCTTCCGGCCTTCGTCACCTTTTTCCTCGGCGCCCTGATTCTCTGGGATATCCTTTTCCGGGCGCAGCAGGGGATCTGCGTTTCCTTTCTCGAAGAAATATGGTCCCGGAATCTTCTCAACCTGTTCGTCAGCCCGCTCGGCACCGGCGAGTTTCTGGCCGCCACGATGCTGGTCAGCGTCATCAAAGTGATCGGGGCGGCGTTCATGACGATCCTCCTGGCCTATCTGCTCTATTCCTTCAATCTGTTCGTCATCGGACTCTCACTGGTTCCTTTCGCGCTCAATCTGGTCGTGACGGGATGGGCGATCGGGATCTTCACAACGG
Proteins encoded in this region:
- a CDS encoding ABC transporter permease — protein: MKLHRILAIVNRHLMLYKRSPQRMMEIIYWPLLDLLVWGFITLYLARYKEGLPAFVTFFLGALILWDILFRAQQGICVSFLEEIWSRNLLNLFVSPLGTGEFLAATMLVSVIKVIGAAFMTILLAYLLYSFNLFVIGLSLVPFALNLVVTGWAIGIFTTAIILRFGQEAEVLAWGLAFLFQPVSAVFYPVSVLPPFLQGIAHGIPASHVFEGMRAVIETKNFPLDELIWATGLNVVYLAVAILFFNGMFRVVKMKGLLVRAGE